In Scatophagus argus isolate fScaArg1 chromosome 18, fScaArg1.pri, whole genome shotgun sequence, the DNA window ATGCAAATACTGATCTGTACACGCATGTTACACATGAAAAAAGGTACTTTTGGTGAAAGCCGTTCCAGTGGCGCTCTGGTGGGCTGGTCACCCTGTAAATATGTCAGACTGTGCTGTTCTGGGATGCAAACCAGAGCCTGGAGCCTCCGTCCACTGCTTGCCAAAGAACCCTGCGCTCAGACAGAAATGGATGGACTTCATTAACGGACACCGCTCAAGCAGACCTTCAAATACGGTGGGAATCCGTATCTGCTGCGCACATTTTACCAACGACTGTTTCGTGAATTTCTTTCAGAGGTCCATGGGTTTTGCCAAAAAGCTGATTCTGAAGCCTGATGCGGTGCCGTGCGTTTATCCCGGGAACCTACCGGGTTTGCTAAAGCATGTGAGTAATTATTTAACGGGCCGAAGTTTCTAAAGAAACGCTTTTGTCCCAGCAGCTCACTGCCTGAAGGTGAAGTGTTAGCTCACAGCAGCTAGCTAGTGAGGcactgtgtgttaaatacacacagacacacactcacacagcctgGGGACATGTAAAACACTACTGGAGTCATCATCTCGTGATTTAAATGGGAATACTTCCTTCAGCTTCGGCTTAGTTATAGTCTGAACTGGGCTGTGCAGGAGCACTTTCATATGGCAGGAAGCGTAACACGTATCTCTGACGCAAGCGCGTTGGTTGTGACGCGACACGTATTAATTAAGACGCTCCTTTAATTTCATATCAGTATCTCCTCTGTGAATTTTCCGTAaccttttgttctctgtttatatttttgttgattaTTTATGTTCCTCTCTCAGTGCACCTATTTGATATGGGATGCATGAACTTCTATGTGAATTATTAGTAAACAGTTTATTTAGCTTTATATGAACGTTGCATTATAAAATCAAACATGGAGCGTCTGTTATGTCCTAAACGGCGCTGACGTAAAGCCAAGATAAACAGGTGAACAGGTGTAAAAGGTAAATGTCTCAAAAggttaaaatattttgtctcttttctcattCATGCACAGCAGTAGAAGTACTCGGATCATTTCCTGAAGTTAAAGTAGTGTTCTTTGTGCAGAACGTCAGAATAAAGTATATTAATGTACATCACTTAAATTTTGCAGCTGGTAAATGGtagcatttatttatattttaaatttacGTTACTTTACATTGTGCGGTGGTTGCTGTGTGAATTCCCCTCtgtggatcaataaagtcttacCAGTCTCTctaatttattgttattatgttttGCATTGTTTAAATCTGAATCTGGAAAGTAAGTAAATGTAGTAGagttaaaaagtacaatatttcttGCTAAGTTGTGGTGGAGTAAAAGTATGAAGCAGCAGGAAGTGTAAATACTCAAGTAACATACAAGTACAgcacttgaataaatgtactttgcTACTTAGTTAGTGCATTATGTTAATTACTTATAATGACTGTGCTTTTCCTGTAACTGTTTGACactaatgtttgtgtttgtgctcgaTGAAGGAGGCGGCTGCGTTATGTTTAAGAGCAGACGTGGCCTGTCAGTGCAGCCTTCCCGCGATCAGGACTGTGGGGACCCAGCTGTCAGAACGAAGGCTCGTGTGCAGCAGAAGTGTAGGTGTGTGTCTCTCGAATCACTGATGATCAGATCGTCGTATCACAGTCTTCTTCACTGTGCACAGTCTGTGGTTGTGTGGTGGATCGCAGGTGTCCAGACGAAGCTGCCCTCAGCAGGCGCTGGTGTCGGCGCAGCAGAGACGAGACCAGCAGAACAATCCAAAGGAGGGATCGTTTCAGCCTCTCAGAAAGCTCCTCCATCGCCCCCGATCACTTGGACACAGCCTGAAATTGAAGATGACGACCACTACGTGACTGTGGTAACTCGTCTTTTGTCTCGAGCTTCTCTCTCATGGAGGAATCGAGTGCTGTTGTCACCACAGCTCTGCAGAGAATTTCTGCAGCAAGTCGCAGTGTAGACTAACTGTGTTCCAGCTGCAGGAAATAAGGGCCCAAATCTTTCTGGTTTTGCTTTAATGACAGTCTGAACAGCACAAATCACATGGAATCTGGTCCTATCAGTTCTCATTTGTGGTCCTAAATCAGATCCGATTCCCGTTGATGTAACGGCTGTGTGAACAGTCAGATCAAGTTTTAAATTCAGGAAACACATCTTTACAAGGAGTGAATATgcttacattttaaatacacattttcaaaagtaaaaaatataatagaCTTTCTAATAAATAATGCCTCAGTTTTACACTTCTGTACATCCTGACAAACCATTTAGCTCTAACTGCTACAGATGATCTCTGATCTTCTTACATAACACGTTCTCTCAGTAGTTTTGCGTAGTGCTCCGGGTGATTTCTTTGAAGATAAATGTTCATTTTCCCCTGAACTCGCTTATCTCCAGTCAGAcctgtgaagaagaagaagaagaggaagaatacTTATTTATGGCTGTCGAGGAAAGCCGTTCGCTTAACGGCAAACTGAGATCCTACCTGATGAACAGATTACATGATAGAAATGTATTCTGTTTGTATAAAGAACTGAGCAATCAGCTTCCCTTTTGACTTCCAGTACAGTTTTATTGGGATTTTAAAACAAGTAGAATGTGGCAGAATCTCCACCTCCACAGACGAGCTGCGCTGACCTCCCTGAACAATCTATGAGTCTACACTGAAAACAATACTGATAATAACCACAATAACAAACCAAATTTAATCCAAGTAGGTCACAGAGCAAACATTTTAGCATAAGTGTAATAAATTTAGGGCTGGTTTAATATGGAGCTTAGCCGTAAACCAGACTAACAAGTTTGTCTGATCTCAAAGCGACTTACAATAAGCGTACATTTAGCCTGTTGTACAGCCGACTGTGAGAGAGCAGATTAGATCTGATCTCAGACTAATTTGAGGCTTTGAACTAAGACTTGGGTTTAACTTCTGCTTAGTGCTGTCTGCGCTAtttgaaatatcaaaatgaagACCAACATGCACCACAGAGGCCGTCAAAGCATTAAATTACTTTTGTGaaattcactttttaaaacttgGGCACAAAGACAACGCACTGgaagctgctgtgctgttgttgtggcTACATTTAAATCTGCACTGAAGTCACTGCAAACTGCACTCGTTTTCTCAGtttgcagtagcagcagtagtttGATTATTGCTTTCAATGAACAAATAGTCGATATCCATAAACAGCAAGCAACTGTCTTCCAGCACATCCATGACATAACGTCCTGTTCTCAACTAATTCTGTCTCGACTGACTAACCATCAGCTCCCCACCTGCTGGCTCTAGCTTCCCAAATGCAAGGATCCGCTTCTTTGTCTTGGACATAAGAAGCAATTTTAGGTTAGCCGCAGCCCAGATTAATAGATTTGTGGGGGTGGAGCTCACCCAGCTTTCGAGCTGTTCTTTCGATCTTCTCCAAGGCCAACTGCACGTCTCCTCCCTCTGGAAGGAGGACCTCGATCTCTCCCACATGGTAGCCAAAGTCGGCTTGGTCGAGGTCTATCCGCACCCCGTCCTCCTCTAAACTGAACGTCCGCCGCACTGTTGTAAACTCAGCAAAGCACACCAGATTCATCTCGCTCAGCCAGGCCTGCCCGTCCTTCTGCGAGAAGCTCGTCTCTCCGTCCTCACAGACGTCTTTTATGACTTCTCGCACTCTCTGCTGAATTTCGGGCAGATTTGTTATCTCCTTGTAGCGGGTGCACAGCGCTGCCGCTTCAGATTGTTCTCCGGTCGTCTCTTCGGGCCCCTCGACTGCTGTCGGGCACTTGAGCTCCCAGCATCCTTTGCGCTGACGCAGCCACATGTCTTTCAAAGTCAGGCTGAACTCGGGGGTGTCAAAGTACCGGTCGTGGAACTGGCATTGACCAATGCACACTGCTGTGTAAGGATGAGAGATGGATGATTTAACAAATGggtaaacaaatataaaaatacaaaggaGGCTGATACAGATAATTAAACATCATTATTAGCAAGACAGATGGCCGTGTCATCACAGTTACAAGACAAATCAGAGCAATAAGCGTCATTCAGTCCTTCAGTGACCATTTCTAATTGTCGTGGATCATCGGTTTGATGTCCTAATTCTGGATCTACACGTGAATGTGTGGGAAACACTCACCTCCGATCTCCTCCAGGGTTTTCAGAGTGTCAGCGTTGCATAAAAACTTTCTTTCCACTTCCACACTCATCTGAAATGACAAAGTGAGATCAGCACCAGCAACCAAGCAAAGTTCACTTCAGCCTGCTTTAACACATTAAGACAGACTGTTACACTCAGTCACAGAATAAGCAGGTTTTATATAAGGacgtgattttttttattcccatcagcatgaaaacactttttcacAAACTTAAGTGATCAATAATAGGAATCACTTTTTGTAACACAAGGCTGTAAACAGTCtttaattaacaaaaaacatgacaatCGACTGCGATGGAGCATTCGTAACACTCATATTACAGTCTAGTTCCccatttttaacacatttaaaagcatCGAGAAACAGGGGCAGGGTTTCACAATGATCACACCACAGCAGTCAGCGTCTTCTGCTGGGGTACGGCAACACCACTaggacaaaccacacacaggaGTGGGGTGCATTTTGAGCATATCAGAACACGGGGGTACCTGCCTTTTTCTAACATCCAGTCCAAATGTCCACACCGAGTCAAAAGCTAAAGGCTCCTTTGAGATGTTGTGAATGTGTCATACATGGTGGGACTTAACAAAGTACGTGTTCATACGTACTGAGcagtaaacacagttttgaGGTGTCTGTACTTTATCTAAGAACATGCATTTTGTGATacttttgtatttgtgaatgGCTGcacttcagagggaaatatttagGAGATTATTccaattttaaaatcaaaaacctATCAAAATGAGCAATACGTTTCAGTTATCGAAGTCAAAAGCAGCCGTTCTTACAGTATTTTTTCCCTCACCACCTTTGACATTTGTCTGGTGAAATGCTGTCATTACAGCTGAAAGGGCTGTCAGGACAACaataatcatcataatcatgTATTTATATTGCAATTATAATAGGATCTCCTGTAGGTGCACtgaagtaaaattttaaatacaCGATTTTCACACTGTAGTATTAAATAACCAAAAGACGTGCTTACTTCTCCCAACACTGAATTTAACGTTCATGTCCTCGGGGTTTTCAAACGTGTTAACTTCATTTCATTAACTGCAGCAGCTCGTGTGGCCGCACCTGTGCCATTTTAATCAGGCTCGACTCATTCATCCCCAGAGCTGAGTCATGCATCGACTTTAAGTCTCTATCACCAAACTAAAACACAGTTTCAACGGATATACGCAGCGCACTGCACTCACACACCTTCAGGAATCAAGTCCCAGCATCCAAAACACCCCGGCGTCAAACGCTGAGATCGATCCGAGCGGCCCCTACACGTCAGCGAAGTTTATTTTGCACAGGCGCAATTAGAGACACCTATCAGTGTATTCAGgaacatcacttcctgtcccagTAACGCAGGGGCGTACAGATGGTGCAGTTTTAATCCTCTCTGCTTCATAAATATTTATTCCACATACTCGACTGTTGATATGCGCCACACCTatcatttgattaaaaaaaaaacaaaacatgtcataaTCCGGTGCTGAGTCGAGCCTTCGCGGCCATATCGCCATTATTCTGCCTTAATTAACTCGTCACACTCTTTGTGACAATCCAAGTTGGCAGAATGAGGActcatttttattcactttaaaCATGGAAACGAGGAAGGGTTTCAAATTAAAGGGGATTCCGTGTAATCGAGGCATCgacatacttttttttctattttagaaaaatatctatcagcccccccccccctcacccccctcctcttttctACGTTGCTCAATGAGTAATCGGCATTTCAGCATACATTAATAATCTCTAATATCTGCGGGGTTACATAAGGGATTTGATAGCCGTGTCTGTCCCTTCTGAATGTCAGCAATCAGCCTTGGGGGGAGCTGTGGTCTGTTTACTAAAGGGAAGAGGGGAAGGAGCGAGGGATAGGGCGAATGAAGGGAGGGGAAGAACGGGAGAGAgggggtgagaaagagagagagacagagagagggagagagagagggagggcaggGAAGAAAACTTTTCACTTCTGAGGAGCCACAGaggaagcgtgtgtgtgtgtgtgcgtgctggaGCGGCGACCATGCAGGTAAAAACGCATTAGCTAATTGCTCTGAACTTAATTAAACGCCATTCGCGATCGGTTAATTGTGCTGATTTGAGCGACGAGAGTGGCCTGCGACTGATACAAGATCGAGCAAACGACGGATTGTGCCACATACTAATCCGATCCCTTATAGAAATCCAACATTAAATCCCAAACTTTTTCTGCCTCTTCGTCTCTTTCGCCTGCTCTCCCTACACCACCCCCATCGTCGAGGCGACCGCGGCGCACGTACTCCGCTTCAAGTAGCTTTTTAGCGTTTAATTCTTTCGCCAATTACGGCTAGAAGCTGTTAAAATGATAATTTAAATGGCCATGTGTTGCACCGTAAGTATCTAAGGTATGGATTTGAGCGCTAGGACGCGTCAAAAGGAGGTCTGCTGGGCGgcgagggaggagggggtgcGAGTGTTTTCTAACACATCTGTAAGCGGAGCCCACGTTCATTAATTAAATGGCTTTAGTCCGGCTAGGCCTCAATTTGCGCTGTTGAGCAGCAGGCGGCGGGCGGTGCAACACTAGATGCCCGATTGGCAGCCCACAATCAGAGGGGTAAGGAATAACTCGAGGCCGAGGTTTTTGATCCACAGCctagtgagtgtgttttgtatCCGAGGTGAACTCTGTCGGTGTATTGAAGCCGCACTTCCCACCTGGACCAGGCAGAGTTTGTAGGGAGTGGAGACACGCCAGTTGGAGACAGTTTGAGGAGCGGTTAATTATCTCTGCCTGCTAACAGGCTAGCTAGCGAAGTGACACGACTGTTATTAGCCCagtctctttttgtttattaatttaatgACCGTCCAGCCGTAACCCCGAGCTAGCAGCTAGATTACGATGACGCCCGTCCTGTCTTTTACAGTTTGAGAGAGGTGAGTTGTTATCACTGCAGGATTGTAACTAATGGCTAACCAGCATTGCCAGAAACACGACTGTAATGCGACGTTACGGGGGGCTTCTCAGCCTAGCTTGCTAGCTAATTGATTCGTCTCTGGTCGGCATAGCTAATTAGACTGCTCATTAATTAGCCAGCTATGAGCAGAGAGACGTCAATTTAGTTATATCTTGCCCTTTAATTATGAAACTCGTGATGTGGAGCTTTTCAACATGATATACTGTGCAGATATAGACTTGCCGAAATATTATCTGGTCATATAACCCTGCTAGCTTGCTAATTGGCATGGCGAAGAAGTGAGGATCGGAGCTGTGTTGGTATTTCTCCTCATGGGCATGAACTGCTGTCTTGCTTGCATATTGGATTATGAATGCTTGCTGTTGACTGATAAATAAACGCAGTCCAGTGTTTAAAGCATGGGAGTAACAGTTGTTTTATCATGCGTGGCGAGCAAATGCAGTACGAGCTCAGATCACATTTGATATATTGGTTACTTCCTTCTATTGGTCAGAACTTGGGGGAAATTAGTTTTAGAGACAATGTACTCATTGTGAGATATGTAGAGCTTGTTAGAATTTGTGGATTGTTTTGGTATATTGCGCATTTAAAACACTTCATGTGTTAGCAGATCAATTTCTTGAAAGTTGGGTTGAACTCAAAGCAGTATGAAGCCGTGGATCTTTTATCTTTAACCCCCTTGTAGAGTGTATGGTCAAAGCTAATGAAAGCATTAGATGAATAATGTACATGACAAAGGTGTTATTTAGTTATTGTGTAATTTTATAAAGCCATTGAGGACAATGTTGTAAAGAAGTCAAGAATTGAACTTCCTGTGTGAAAAAGATGCTGATCTAGCATCTAGAAGTTTTTAACATTGAAAAAAAGATGATGGGCCTGTTGAAGACTTCTGATTGTGGGTTCAAATGATTAAACACAGGGACGGATGATGAGAGCTGGTCATGTAGTTAGGGTGCTTAACAAACTAGTGATactgtggagttttttttaatttctccattTCCGCATTTAAAGATCTGCTAATGAGTGAAGTTATGTGATGTTCGGGAACAGGTCGTTAAATATCACCATCTCTACAGTTTGCTAGAAAATTAGATTATGGACATCCTCGACCAATCATGATCTCAAATAATCTGATGGCCCACCCTCAGTGATAAATAATTACAGCCCCAGAAAGAGTGTGGCTGTCTAACAtcgttctttctttctgttaGGAGGAGTCTGGAGAGACAGTGAGCAGTGAAAGCAATGGGGTGGCAGAGTGGCTGTGCCCCCTGTGCCAAAAAGGACAAGCCGACAGATCATCCCTGTCTCGACATCTCACTGAGCAACACAGCGTACTTCCATCTTGtgttgacaaactgctggaCATAGTAAGTATGGTTGTGCCGTATTATATGATAAGCCTTATCAGTTGTCCGTGTTATAATCTGTGTCTGAGTTCATGTGGAACTTAACCTGATTACTTTGGGTAGCACATCAGTGATGTCCGTAAAGGGATGAAGTGTAATGAATGTTATACAGAGATTGGATTAAATATCAGATGACTTGGGATACTGTAAGCTGTGAAATAATACAAATGTGATGAATGTTGATACGTCgggtattttgtttgtttgtttgtttgttttcttcttccccttGTGTCTTTGCGATGTTGATTCAACTTGATTGCTCAGCCAGACAGTTGATGCCTGAACTACTGGAGCATTGGTAGACTTTTaccaacatttaaaataatagtTAAAAATATATGTGATTCTGTCATGGTGTATGAGAGAAGATTCATTTAATGGATGACTTTATTAATCCCCTGGGTTGTTCACCCCAAGTTTTGttaacaaatattttatgtcatatattttatatgttaatCATTTGATGTTCCCATATGTAATTAATGGGTGTTAACATACATTATAGGGATAATGTCATTACCAATATCATGGGTTCGTGTACATTTAAACATATGCCTTAACAAAATACAGTAATTTCTGTCTAAATATGAATTGTCTATTTTGACTCGCAGGAAGTTCGTATGAGCTTCTTGTTTGTTCTTTCCAAATTGAAGAACTAACATTGACTAAGGACAAATGTTGTGTAGCCTCACGTTGCCTGTGTCTGGGCCAAATAGTTGCACCTGAACCCTGAAAACTAGAACCACAAACGGTCACTGATGGCTAGTAATGAGTAGTTAGAATTGAGTATGTCGTTTCCTGTTTTCATGActttttctgtggaaatttgcTTTTGTCAGCACAATAGTGCTTGCgttcattatttttatagtttgaatatttaaattgtttaattaaCCAGGTATCAGGtatgaaaataaagtatttgCTGAGTAgacatcaaattaaaaacatttagaacCTCATTGAACATCCTGTTTGTAATGCATCCAAGACAATTTAGTGTATTAAGCAAGCGAGAATTTTATTGGTGGACGATTTGATCAGAGACAGCTGAATTTATGCCTTTAGGGTAATTTGCAAATTAAAGGCTTGCCAGGATTGCTGTGTGTAATGAAACCACACTTGTGTCACGCCCAAATGTTGTGCTGCTGAGAAGCGACATAGCATTCAGCTCATCTGAGGCGTTGCAGAGTTAAGTTTGCTTTGAGCACTTTGCTGACTCtctcctttcattttattttaacaggtTGTTCTGAAACAGGCTGCCAGCGGAGGAGAGACGGACAAAGGTGCTCAAAAGTCTGCAGGTGAGtgtgaaaaatgctttttaattaaaaccatGACCAGAAAATTAAACACTGTAATAACACACAgtcatgcttttctttgttcttatAATGACACTGGTTAGGTGTATAATTACTGACTTCAGCCTCCTTTGCTCCATGTTTTCTGCAAACTAAAATAGTTTTACACACATGTTGAAACTCTTTTAAGGAAAAACTGGTTACATTTTGAAGGGGAATCAAAGACATCTATTTATGGTTGAAAATTGCCACTAATGCGGGTTGGAAGAAGGTTGCTATGAGCAGATTAGCTATTATATTGAGTATGCAAGTGTGTGCTCCTGTTATCGGTTAGTACTCCATTTCTTAGAGCATAAAGTTAaacatgtgtgttcattttacCAGATGCTGAATCTTCACAACTGAAGCACGCTGAAGACATCAGTTCAGACCCCTGCCAATGTAGTGAGAGTTCAGACGCTACCCAGACTCCTGGAgacaaagagatggaggaagagagaataatggaagaggagggagatgaggcTGAGCCAGAAGCGGAGGGAAATCAGCTAACAGGAGCCAAACAGCAAAATGCAACTGAAAACGCAGAAATCCCAGACTCCAGTGAACCGTCAGTCAGTAAAAATGGTGTGCCAGCTGAAAATAACACCCAGTCGTTCAAATGCAATGCCTGCCTGGAAACTTTTCCCAGCAGAACTGCCTTGAGCGTTCATTACAACTCTGCATCCCACATTCAAAAGATGACAACGGGCTCTGCAAAACAAATTGGGGAAAATGATCCCCAGACTCCCTCAGTTCCTGTCCTGTCTCGGCCATATATATCAAACAAACCCTACCAGTGTGCTATATGTCGAGTCTCTTACAATCACGCCATCACTCTTGAGAGCCATATGAAGTCTGTCTTGCACCAGTCCCGCAGTAGAAATGCTGGAATTGCTGCACAGGCTGCAAATGGCGCAGCAGTCGCTGCGAGTTTGGGAAGCAGCACCACCACTGCTCCAAACGATGCAGTGACGACATCTGCAAGTGGGACTACTCAGTTAGTTACCACCACCAACTGTGCTGCTCCTGGGACGTTGATGGTGACGACTACAAAAGACGGAGAGCAAATTCAAACTTCACAAGTggctccctccctcctcacctcccctgTGGCCTCAGCTCAGGCGGTCTCAGCCTTTCTCACCCTTCTCACGTCTAGTCCCAGCACCCTCTCGcactccctccttccttccctaTTTGCGGCCGGTGCTGCTTCTGGTGCCACCGTGCCTCAGCTTGTGCCTCAGCCTCAAATGGTCATGCCCTTGATCTTGAATGGGCTCCAAGCCCAAACCCAGCAGCACCAAGAGAACCAGCAAGGCCAGCTCCTTACTCAGTGTGTGCCATTCGTAGGTCTCAGCACAGGCCAGCAAGCCCTCCTAACCCAAAGACTTAGCAGCTTACAGAACCAGTGGCCCTCTGCTGGGGCCCCAGTGAGTGCACAGTCCTGCCTGGAAGAGCAAAATCAGGCCATAAAGTGTGAGAGTGAACGAAACAGGCAGGACAGTGAAGAGACAGTTAAAGAGAAGGTTTCAGATCAGGTCAAGGACATAACTGGGGATAACTGGACTACAGAGAACATTAAAACAGAGAAACTTAAAGAAGAGGACAGTAAAGAGCTTGCACAGTGTCCTAATATAGAAAGCAAAGTGAAGGTTGAGAATAGTGAAGACAATGGGAAGGCACATAGAGATAGCACAACAGATGGAGACAGCTCGACTAATCAGTTGGACCTGGAAGGTGATAAAGCAGCTAGCCTCAATCTCTCCCCAGCGGGCACAGAGAAAAGCCTCCGCAGTAAGAACCTCTCGCCTTCTGCATCTGTTCCCAGCAACTCAAGCCTCAGTCCTGTAAATCTAAACCTTACGCTTAGCCCTGATTCTACTCCTCGAAAATCACAATCGGGCACAAGCCCTTGTGGCTCTCTTGGCACCCCAAAGTCCAGCCCGATTACAGATGCCTTAACTAACAACCAAACTCGATCCCATTGTAATGCAGTGGGGTCCGTTCAGCCAGATCttccagtgctgtcagagttCCAGTCGGAGGTTCTCTGGGCCTTCTTTGAGTCACGCAGTGAAGCTGATGCTGCAAGTCCACCCCATGAAGACTGTGAGGCACTGGGCAGAGAGGTGGGGCTCTCAGAGGAAGAGGTACGTAGGTGGTTGAGCCAAGCTCGGCatgcaaaacagagacagagggcaGCAGAACACCTGCAAAGTTTGGTAGGGTTTACGCGACACGGCCAAAGTTCTGATAATGACTACGATGATGAGGAAAGCTCGCTGATAATAGCAGAAGGTGAGGATGAGACTGAAGCGACAGGTAGTCAGGCAATAGATTTGTCTAGTACAAgagggaaacacagacagagagatttgGGAAAGGAGGGTCAGGGAGATTCATGTCTCACTTCTGACTCGGAAAATGAGGTTTACACGTCTGTCATTGTGTCGGATGAGGAAAGCCAGAATGGGTCTTTGAGGGAGGGTCCTGAGAGCCCTGCTAAAGATGAAGCACAGTGTGAAGTGTCAGGTGACAAGGGATCGGTTGGAGGAAAGGTCCTGCGCTCCACaactgtgtttctctctgatgcAGAAGATGAGTATGAAGatgaggagggtggagggggtcAGAGGGCTAAAAGGAAAAAGCGAAAGGGGGAGTTTGAGCGTGatgaggtggaggtgaagaagGAGAGACAGGACCCAGATGTAGATCTAGAGTTGGAGGCCCAAGGAGATCCTCCAAGTTCACTGTCCCACAACATGGACCACCCTGAGATTCCAGCTGGGGCCCTCCACTCACTTCCCCTTTCCCTTGCTCCCTTCTCCACTCAGTTCCTCAGCCCCTATGTCCTCTCTCTAACTCCTTCAGTGATTGGGGATGG includes these proteins:
- the zfhx2 gene encoding zinc finger homeobox protein 4 isoform X5, coding for MQEESGETVSSESNGVAEWLCPLCQKGQADRSSLSRHLTEQHSVLPSCVDKLLDIVVLKQAASGGETDKGAQKSADAESSQLKHAEDISSDPCQCSESSDATQTPGDKEMEEERIMEEEGDEAEPEAEGNQLTGAKQQNATENAEIPDSSEPSVSKNGVPAENNTQSFKCNACLETFPSRTALSVHYNSASHIQKMTTGSAKQIGENDPQTPSVPVLSRPYISNKPYQCAICRVSYNHAITLESHMKSVLHQSRSRNAGIAAQAANGAAVAASLGSSTTTAPNDAVTTSASGTTQLVTTTNCAAPGTLMVTTTKDGEQIQTSQVAPSLLTSPVASAQAVSAFLTLLTSSPSTLSHSLLPSLFAAGAASGATVPQLVPQPQMVMPLILNGLQAQTQQHQENQQGQLLTQCVPFVGLSTGQQALLTQRLSSLQNQWPSAGAPVSAQSCLEEQNQAIKCESERNRQDSEETVKEKVSDQVKDITGDNWTTENIKTEKLKEEDSKELAQCPNIESKVKVENSEDNGKAHRDSTTDGDSSTNQLDLEGDKAASLNLSPAGTEKSLRSKNLSPSASVPSNSSLSPVNLNLTLSPDSTPRKSQSGTSPCGSLGTPKSSPITDALTNNQTRSHCNAVGSVQPDLPVLSEFQSEVLWAFFESRSEADAASPPHEDCEALGREVGLSEEEVRRWLSQARHAKQRQRAAEHLQSLVGFTRHGQSSDNDYDDEESSLIIAEGEDETEATGSQAIDLSSTRGKHRQRDLGKEGQGDSCLTSDSENEVYTSVIVSDEESQNGSLREGPESPAKDEAQCEVSGDKGSVGGKVLRSTTVFLSDAEDEYEDEEGGGGQRAKRKKRKGEFERDEVEVKKERQDPDVDLELEAQGDPPSSLSHNMDHPEIPAGALHSLPLSLAPFSTQFLSPYVLSLTPSVIGDGSKVPVFPNPPNITRFSSSLLSQSLSSHNQTSHYLSNGDDYESALDLSMGKNSKSVSSSSSLADKIEVQKGQLLDGLGLRPTSKGLVVVQVKPESVTATPSINSSMSLVNCNNMTKSSIYMRTAEKMNSALLEREREREREKEREQEQQQQQRKSKGKRYRDMRRSRTIIQAEQLDILYGCYFKDPNPGKHEFEQISEWVHLPKKVVQIWFQNMRARERKGEVRFISDGTLAAVGKPLIKFTWPLSKPIFSNKPPSNNTGYIATTPIVRTLMKTEREPVKELGKPTVVKKMTPVPIKPKELVSSTTVSTVSSSASAVPKTKLETTSNITMVKVSPKVNTPVLLTPPKDPVPIAPRPAHKRKLEEESEEEKTDEEKDNENEMDGPGSTNRMVPKLPTTPINNRPPSAAAMPQKQNGLNYWTPKVPIKINTLSREQLALPTHPPARTIPPPPTPSIAPVSPNTPSSAKVASPSSPVVAKSSPTESRFLPHSSSRRPRTHLSCLQLSILQSCYETCAHPNAMECEAIGTELNLPLKVVQIWFQNTRAKEKRWRLQQEKMSPLSGGKVDMSSGSYLQYNALKANRPILPKPVQLTVTEPPASPVPGQPVPKETLTGRCDACNVSFESRAAARAHVFSPRHLATLRTTNFGQPTTLVNKNGTGNGGPGSAVPGPHVPHSAPVTSSGAGSGGERVIDSPPPTATSNS